The following nucleotide sequence is from Echeneis naucrates chromosome 17, fEcheNa1.1, whole genome shotgun sequence.
CCACCTGCGGCGGCACATCACCGTCCACGCAGGAGAGAAAAGATTCTCTCCGACACTTCAGTGATCGACGTCAGGGGTCAGATCCCACCAGAGCTGTCGCCAAAAGAACAGCAACACCGAGCCGACAGTCAAAACAATAAACCGAGCTGTGATAAGATTCCAGTCTGATCCCaaagtgttaaaaatgaaacacagagacGGTCTGATGGCCGTAGACGTTTTGTTTTAGATGCTGCTAATGTCCTGTCGTGTTTTGTAGAAACCATCAGTGATGGAATATCCTGTAAAGTGATTTTAAGTCCCTTTctcttttactgtttttttatctattagtgtattttctcattttatcttCCATGTTGGCTTCATTTGCCGTGAAAATTAACTTTAGAAAGTGATTTGGATCTAAAGGTTATTGATCGATTAATGAAACTGATAATTATTAAGGTCCATGAGGTACATTTGTCATTtcaagaaccaaaaacaaactcagagtAGTTAAATCTCTGAGCGCTTTGCTTGttgaagtcctgacagctggttttagtATTTGAGTATTAAAATGGAACCTGACCTGGTTTATAATCAAACCTTTTAACGTTCAGGGCGTTTGGACctttaatgtcagaaaatagaaaatgtatcCAACCAGCAGTTAAAGcctgaaaacatgaattcattAGGACAAACAAATCTATTCTGGAAACATCTTTACAGCCTGATGGTTTTCTGGATGGATAAAAATCTGCATGTTTGTCTGACACGGTTAAATATGTATCAGTATTTTAGTAATGTTTTactgtgagtgagtgaacactACGCACAACTGtcctgtttacattttgtgGTACTTGTCTTTAGTGATTGTTTCATTtggtaataaaataaaaacagctgctgtttgttgtgtaacttttttcttttgaaatgcatgaaatgTGTAGAAATACCGTTACAAGTTAAACTGCATTCAAAATGCACAAAGTATTTGTGTAACTTCACACAAATGCAGAACAGGATCATGTTCGGCTGAAAGAAGGAGCCCACTGAAGTCATTCAGCatgtttagttttcattttctgattgaCGCTGTCAAATAATGCAAACAAATACCAAACAAACGTCCTCAGTCAGCCTGTGAAAAACAGGtgaaacaaacaggaacaagcagcagcacaaacacaccgtTTGTCTTTTTAACAGTTTAATAGACAATTAACATCCATTTTAACGTCCTCTCTGTCAATATGTCAAATACTGTGAAAGTTAAATCTTAAAGCAGAGACCACTCGCCGCCCAAATCACCAAACTACTCTTCATTTAGACAGCTTACTGAGTGTCCGAGTGCCAGTTTACAGAAACACTTCagatttttaaagtaaatttgGTAGCTCTCTTACAATTACAAAACTATACAATTGTTTGCGTCTCGTTTAAGGTTTAATTTGACAGTTTTGTCTACTATCAGAGATAATAATGACGTGGATACAGTACAGCGGAATAAAAACCAACAGAAACACTAAGAACAGTCAGTGAGGATAAAAAAGTCTCTACAACATTAACACGTTCAGTAACATTTCATGTCTTTGTTACATTTAAAGCTGCGTTATCTGGTTTCAGGCCACCAGGGGGCGACAACAAGCTCACGATTCACCTGGAGTTGAGTTTCAAATCTCAGTCCAGAACCTTTCctcttttagctctgtttttggtctcgACCAGCTCCCGCAAATTTACTCGACTGAAGCCAAACCAAGGAGCCAAAAGAAGctaaaaacatttctgcaatGCTGCAGAGTCGGCAGGTTCAAAACGCCGTTCACATTACACAGAACAATTAGATTAATTATcgttaatataaaaatatttctaagTGCAGCTTTAAATGCAAAGTAATAAAAAGCCATGCAGTGATTAAAATCATCGGAATATAGATGGATATTTGTTTAACTGATGACGGCTGTGAACACATTTGGCACTGTGAGTGAATAAATACACGTCATGTTGCGCCGGAATCGAACACGATGACGCTTCAGTAATAGAAAATATAAAGCGGCTCGTGGCTGCTGCGTCATGTCACCAAAACTTTAACGCTCCATGTTCCAGATCTTTCACTGCGGTTTAAAACGTTTGTTCAtctttttgaacattttcatattatttcatcttttaaagGTATTTTAATTGGTCTTGACGTTTATGTCACGTTTGTTTATTCTCACTTCAAACGATCTGGGAgatgaagatttattttctcctttgtttaaaacaacaacacaaacacacaacacatttaaacatcACACAGGAAGAGTTGATTTGTGTTGTcgctaaaaacaaaacacgactCACCTCTTCATTTTTCAAGGTTCACTAAAACTCTTGGCATAATTTGAGACCCAAACATgattgaatttttaaaaaactttatAAAGCCAAACTTTTATAaagttgtctttttctttatatattaatattttggattttcagaGTTCCCCTAAAGACTTTATTGCTCCCTCAGAAATCCTTGTCGAAGGTGTGAAGGAGACACAGGAAGTAGTTTTCACCTGCCTGTGTTCACACCTGGACTgtaaacagacaggaagtggtcTGAgaggacagaaccaggaccagcTCAGCTCTGAGGACGACCTGAGACCTGGGACCTTAATTTTTGTGAAGGCACTTTTTGAGTTTCACTGCAGAGAACTGCTGCAGTTAGAAATTTCAGGTAGATCGACTCGAACTTCAGGTGTTTTGTGCATAAAGTCACAGCTGCTGGTTAAACAGAAATGAAGCtcgccttttctttttttttttgctgctggaCCTGAATTTGCTGTCAGACACCAAACATCACATATTTGGTCACTTTGGACATCTCAAAAAAGCCAAGTTCAACCACTGACAATAGAAGATACACTCAGTTATCTTCTCTACGTCAGACACGACTGGAAATAATTCAGCTAAATGTGAAGCAGCTGAAACAACCAGATTATTTCCAGTTtatgaaaatctgaaatgtttctgctcAGTCTACAACTTTAGATATTAAAGTTTGTCTGATTTTTCTGGTGTTTCTCTTCAGATTTGAAGGTTGAATAACGTCAGTCTACAGttgctgctgtaaaatgttttctggAGCTCAGCGTCACTTTAAGTCCTTTCAGTGCAACTTACATGCAAACAGttgaaagtgaaatgtaaaCCATTTCAGCTCAGTTTCCATCTTCCAGCTTCATGTcgctcctcttctcttcctttatTCGTTTCTTGATGTGATATCcttgaaaaaacagaaacaagagaaTCCGTCACATTAAGGCTTTTTAACCTTCCGCTGCCAAAGCAGCAGCGTTTTGTGTGAAAGCTGAATGAGAAGTGTTTGATTTGTCGACTCACCTCCGTCTTCGCCCTCCTCCACTCACCCATCGGCCCCGACTTCGTCAggactgaaagacagaaaacaaaacccTCAAATCCTTCAGTGCGTAAAAATCTCAGACAGAAATCATCAGAGATAGAACTGGACTCCTGTTCCTGATATGTCTGATTTTACACGACGCCGCTTACACAtaaatgatgacatcatcacgaACACAGTCGATGTCACAGCTGAGCTCAACCACAGATTCCTGTGAGAAGAGAGGAGGTATAAAACTTTCAGGTTTTTAATCCACAAACACATAAGTTATTCTCATGGATAtcagcccttcaaaataaaagaccagagaggttaaaatgtgaataattaaaatatgaaccatTAAAAGTTGCATCAGTGAGCCAGAAATAAAGTTTTACCGTGAGCAAAGAGCCGTGAAGATGAAGAcggtgaagatgaagaggaggaaggccTTCAGCGttaatcctgaaaaaaaaaaaaaaaagcagaaacaaatcCACGTCAGAGCTGATGAGGAAAACCACATTTCAGTCTGATTATAAAGACCTAAAGAATAAAACTCACCTGGGCGCTCAGCTAAggcctgacagcagcaggtgttggcATAGAACGGAGATGGAGGCGGGACTTCAGAGAGTCCACCGAGCGATTGGGTGAACCGCTCCTTTGATTGACAGATCTCAGAGCAGATCTCTTCCTGGATGAGCATCTTTGGGGGCGGGGCCACTTTGTCAGGAGGGGGCGGGATCTCTGTTGGGTCtgaaagaggaagggaaaaaaatgataaCCCGTCTCATCCGATCAGGCTGAACCGGATCAGCTGGTACCCACCATATGTGAACCTGCAGCTCTGGTCCAGCTCAGACCAGGACTCGTCCGTCAGGGCCCAAACCTCCTGGCTGCTCCCACCCCAGTCTGGGTCCAGTCCCTTCACCTTCTCGTGGTCTTCGTCCTGGTCTTGCTCCCAGTTGTGGTGCTGTCCTGTCCCGAACACCCCTCTGAAGACCTTTTCATCCAGCCAGGACTGGCAGgtctctgtgacatcactgaggAGGCGGGCCAAAGAGCCGCGAGGCCTCCGCCTGCGCCGGAAGAcactgaaagaagaagaaacaggtgAAAGCTGATTCGTGAGGCGTCACGTTCTGAACCAGATGTGGTCGAGTCTCCATCCAGCTGCTGAGTGAAGTTGTGTCGCAGTAAGAGAACAGAGAGTCTGTTGTCATGTTGACGACAACACGCAGGTCTCCTAGCAACCGGGACAGATGACATCGTGCTCTGGCTCCAGCAGGCAGCAAATGTCAGACGTGAAGAATTTACAGCTACTAAAGCTGCTCAACCGctcgctctgattggctgattgtaGAGAATGACCTCAGCACTATAACAAGGTGTTTGTGAGAGTGATGTTAGTTTTTCAGGTCTGGTGCCTGTCGCTGTTATGACTTCATTCTTTAATCAGTCCCTCAATAAAgactcagaaaacaagaactaactacaaacactctgaatgtttccttctccaaagaaaagttcctctcctgtgtttgggtcgtttctgtttttatctgatcaggagttctgctcattaacgatgaaaaatcagctctttgttctgtcaacacaataaactcagaaacattcaggactgatccagagactctgattggctgtgacatcacccagcagagccaataggagcgtctgatgtCGGGAGGTGACTGGAGACGTCACCATCAAAGATGGAGTAACCAGCCATGGTAACCAGGTGATGTCAGTGGTCAGAACGTTTTGGtcagtgtgtgttcctgttgtgCGTTAAAGGACTGCTGGTCTCACCGGACGAGGTTCTCCTTGTAGGACACGTTGGCCTTGCAGGGCGTCAGTGACACGTTTCCCTCGTCGTCCCAGGAGAAGCTGTCCTCGGTGACGGTGTAGTATCCATTAGTCAGGAGACGAGGCGAGCGGCGGCAGCAACAAGGGTCGCCGCCATCCGTGGAAGAGTAGCAAACATACGAGGAGtcgggagagaggagagacaggtcGAGGctgagggacagacagacgggAGGAGGTCAGCATGTGGACGCAGACTGAGACCAGCAGCTGACCAGCCTGATTACATCACTCAGGTTTCATTCAGGTAACCATTACTCAACAGTGTTAGCGTGTTAGCATGTCATCTGTGTGATGGTCTCTGCAGCACAGAACAAATGTAGCAGAAGAAGAGTTTTACCTGTGACAGGAGTGATTCGCCCGCAGCCTTCGTTTTATCGGcgaacctgagagacaaacatcAGAAGACAGCCGTCACACAGCTGGGAAACCACCAGAAAGTCTACACTGTGACCCGATGAGGATGATGAACAAGTCGACAAACTACACAACTGAGTTTAATGTCTGAGAGCACGTTCAATAACCGGGCTGAGTCAGTTCACTGTACAGACGACTCCTCCAccaacagaaacaggaaacatgatgatgtgaatttaaaatgtcatgtctctgtttaaTTATTGAAAGATGTTTTTATCCCGTTGGTGCAGCTTGATTTCCTTCAGTTTACAGGATAAAAAAAGAGCGGCACTCgctgctgatgtttgtgttgtcgTGTTGTTGCAGACTTACTTGTAACAGCTCCGGAGAAGAAGGACATGTTTGTCTGGAGCTGAGTGTCTTCTGGAGATCTGAAGACCAACAGCAGGGACAGGGAACAAAACAATCTGTTGAATTTTGGGCTTAAACTTCATGAAAAGAGAGTttaaacatcttttattttatgataaagACTCatgataaaaagatatttttaaggCTTGAAATAAAATAGATATGTGACCTTTGTTTATTCTGGTTTacagtgttcagtgtgtgtttttagttagttcaTGATTTCTGAGTTGAgtctgattctgaatatgtgcagacatttttaaaaaactttatCAGGACTAGcacaaaaggatgaaaaaaCTTAGAGAGTGAGTCGTCTCTTCTGAGAACAAAATGTGCCTTTCCTCCTGATCTGCTCTTCACTAACTTGTCGGTTCAGTTAATCCCCGCAGAGCTGATAAAGCTCCAGGGACTGAAGTGTTTACCAGCCAGCACTGATCACAGACTTCCTAAATAAGAGTGTGTTCTTTATAAAGACACAGTTTGTCCAGTCTTACCTTTAAACTTGTTTGTGCTCAGATGTTGAGTTGAGTTTCTGCTGCGACTCGCTCACATCCTGCAGAGGTCGAGCAGCagcctgagaaagaaaaacagatgggCTGTGACTGTGAGCTCACGTTTCCTGTTAACCCCGTGTCTGCCGACACGCCGTCATCTCCTCGTGTACACAACAGAGCAGGTGACAGCGAGCTGTCAGGCTGAGGCATCGTCACATTTCCCAAACTCTGATCCAGGACCAGCCAAACCACCAAACCACAACAGAAGTTCTGTGTCTGTCTTAATATCAGTTTTGATTTCTGATTATACTTGAATTTGACAGATTGTACTCACATCGTCTGAACTGTTGGAGCTTCAAAGGTTTCTGtgattcaaacattttcaaatttaaggTCCACACAGACCAAAAGGTACAAAGTGTTATACTAATAGTGCTCATTCCACAcaggccaatcagaagagaggatcagattctctcttctgattggctgattgttCCCGGCGTTCCACAGGGAGGCCTGAAAGAGTGAAGTCCAAAGATGGACCTGCACTGAGCATGCTCACTAACTGCAGCTCATTGTAACACAAAGATCCACCAATTTGCTTTTGTTGCTAAACAACAAAGTGGAAGACGAACTGGGTCAGCGGCTGTTAGTGGGCGGCATACAGAGACTCTGTGTCACagtgggaggggtgggggggggcaacaacGGTTGTCgtcatttaaaacacaacaggaaactCCACAACATGAAGACACTCTAAGAACACAATGTCTGATCAGTTTGAAAACAACAACCCCCTCAAATCtcaaaaataatcagaatatattttaaaaatgaactgacTGTTTAATTTGTggtctaactgtgtgtgtgatggggggggggtcattttTTAACACTGATTTCTGTACATGTTCAGatgttttattagattttaaGAAATCCTAGAAATATTCATCAACTCCCCCCTCCATGTGCACCATGGTGGAGTCTTCCCATcctcccagcatgctttgcagCAGCAGTCTGTGTTGGAGCTGCTGATGTTGGAGGAAAACGCGTcgcaggaaacacaaagatggGTCAAACCATTTCACTGAGCTGAGCAGATGTTTGCAGCTGGCTGAATTCTTCATGTCTCCGttaacatcacagctgaatcagtcattctttcatttttattacatttaaaaaatatataaaagaaactACAGTTTCCAATAGTGTCCTGATGGCTGAAGTAAGCATTAATCTGAGTctcatttgtgtgtgctgaATGGGAATAAACTTTAACATGATGATTTCCACTTTTGGCCGCCTGCTATTTTTAGCTGCAACATTCCTGAGACGTTTTCAGGATAAAACGGAAGTGAGTGAGGGAGCGTTGGGTATAATTATAATGATATTTTACACATCATAACTAAAGTCAGTCCGTCTGAACTTGAACTGGTCATCTCAAAATATACCGATTTAAACgcagtaatgtttttttttttaatgaaataaaactgaccTACTACAAAAGTTGCGCTGAAACGTAATTCTGTAGTAATTTCTTTGGTTTCTGATCGATctgcagacaaagagaaaacGGAACTCACCGGATTTTATCCGTTTTTGGCTTCTTTTATTCCTCCGAGAagtttctgtttccttcagttcTTCTTCCGCCGGAAACGCCCAACagtttctttttggtttttcttccgCTTGAAGTCcgtttttgtagtttttgtgctttgttattatgattattatttattttgtgaatgagCTCCTCAGCTGTCACTGAACCTCGCCCACACACCGGAAACACAAAGTAATAAAGCAATACAGGTTCCGCTCAGACTTTCAGTGTAAAAGCTCACAGAACAAGTTTATTGACTGAACAAtggaaatcttttttctttaatgtgaaCACAAAAATTCAGAGTGTTTATCAACTCATAACTCAGCGTTTGTCAGTCACAGttccactttattttgaaaggtgaaTCGGAAGACTTCCGGGGGAGGTTTGATTTGGCAAAAttcaaaaaattaaatcaaataaataaaaatttaaaaattttgaaatttctgtgtttttctgctgctgtttgctccAAATCAGCCTAAAAGATTCCAAAACAGAAGTTGTTGAAGGTTGTTGATATCaaaatttattataattatttacaCAAAGATACAAGAGACACTGAGGGACCCCACATCATGAGACAGGAGGCGCCGGCTGTGATGGGACTACATGAAGGACCCGGCGGCGGGCTCGGGGATGTTGGTGGCGTGCATGTCGCGCGTCATGTTGGACTTCTCTTTGAGTTTGGCctgcagcagtgtgtgctgCACGACGCCGATCCTCACGTCCATCTGAACGATCTCCTGCTTCAGCTTGGTCAAGCTCTGCTTGATCCTCACCACCGGAGCTGCAGggcagacagggagacagagtcAGGGGGTTCACAGTGTGAAAACGTCGGGCGGCTCAGTCATTTCAAAAAGCTTCACCTCCGTCAGACATGCTGCTgcctttctcctccatctcctgcttCACCTTGTCCAGCTCTTCACtgatctgaaacacacaaagtgtgCAGTGAGTTATTTCCTGTACTGAAGGAGACGCAGCCAGTGGTCGTGACCTTTAGACCACATCTGCTGTTTACTGATTCTGATCATTCTTTTATCTTCAGTGGTATTAAAGTATTGTCTTCCTCTCTAACTGTTTCTCCTGCCTTGATTCACCAATTCCCCATATAAATGTTGACATTCTCatgatttgtgtttgttaaatatGGATTAATAGATGATGAAATTATTGATTTGGCACTTTTACATTTGTGCAGGATGAGCTGGTGTAGTGACATTTTTTGCCACATGGTGGCATCTCACATTGTGTCTGAGACTTAAATGTTTTTGGCTCAACAGAAACTGACAACAGGAAGTccaatgacaaaataaaagcaagtaCCTTTAGTATTTAAGTAAAGCTGTACAATTTCTCAAGTGACAAAGTTCCTACTGAGGGAGATCTGAGCCATGAATCAGTTCTGGTGGGCGATGCGTTCACTGACCTCAGCCAGGACTCTGGTCCTCTCCATCACTCCTCCGCTGGCCTGCTGGTACCGCTCCCTGGCCTGATGGATAGAAGACAGATCTCACTGTGACATGGACAACAACTACAATATAACCTGTAAATGTGACTTTAATGACCTGCTGTGAGTGTTTACCTCGCTGAGTTTGGCCTGAGCGGTGCGATAGTCCTGGATCAGGTGTTCCAGCTGGTTGttgatgtatttttctctgctgctcacctTCTCCAGACTTTTCCCAATGTCCTCCTGCAGTCTGTCCAAGTagctctgcagagacagagacagaagtgaaGGAGACAAATCTGCTCTTCCGACGTCAAGTCCTCATTTTCTTAGATGGAACGCAGAAAAAACTACCATGTTGGCGTCAGGAAGCCTgatacaacagaaaataaagttcGTAAGAAATTTCAGAAACAAAAGAGTCAACAGCTCGGTCACAGAGGAGCTCAGATCGGCGTGTTaacaaatgaagaaacatcGAATTGTTGTAACGTtgtagtgaagtcagcaggtggAGATGTAACATCAGCTGTTTCCTCCTGAGACAAAAGAGCTGACTTCACACTCACCGCCTCATCTGTTTAATCCGAGTTCTGCTTGCACAGTGAATTTAAAACACATAtcacttcattttcttctgGAGTCGCCCCAGAGGTTATTAGACAGGATGCAGGTTTGGAAACAGTTCTGATTCAGCCCAGCAGGTGGTGACAGAAGGACAGATGACTGAACACACCTTGGCCTCTTTGAGCGAAGACTTGATCCCGTCTCTGTGTTGATGCATCTGGTCCACGTGGATCCTCCAGTCCTGCGAAGCAAAACACAGACTGATCCTGAGGTGAATCAGCTCAGAGAGACCAGTACCTGGTGCTCAGGTGAGTTCGTACCTTGTTGTCCGTCCGGATGGTGACTTTGAGCTGAGGAAGGACTCTCTCCACCTCCAGGCTCCACTCTGCAGCGTCGACCGTGGACTCCAGGATCTCGTCGGGTTTGGAGGACGGTTCTGCTGCCTGTCAGagagcaaacatgaaaacatgttctCAGGTGTTTCAttcttcagcattttccagGTCATCTTTGGAATTCAGCAATCAATCAATCCTCAGATGAAAATCGATCCCCATTAGAATAATCAAGCAGACATCGCCTGGTGCTGAGGTCAACTCACAGAGACAGTGGTCCGTAACTTCAGAGTCTCCAGATCCATCACGTTCTCCTCGTCATCATCAGCTTCGTCCTGAGTTCACACACAAACCCGGGTTCATGAGCGCCAACATCAACCAACAC
It contains:
- the tmem71 gene encoding transmembrane protein 71, whose product is MSFFSGAVTSSPIKRRLRANHSCHSLDLSLLSPDSSYVCYSSTDGGDPCCCRRSPRLLTNGYYTVTEDSFSWDDEGNVSLTPCKANVSYKENLVRVFRRRRRPRGSLARLLSDVTETCQSWLDEKVFRGVFGTGQHHNWEQDQDEDHEKVKGLDPDWGGSSQEVWALTDESWSELDQSCRFTYDPTEIPPPPDKVAPPPKMLIQEEICSEICQSKERFTQSLGGLSEVPPPSPFYANTCCCQALAERPGLTLKAFLLFIFTVFIFTALCSRNLWLSSAVTSTVFVMMSSFMFLTKSGPMGEWRRAKTEDITSRNE
- the ift57 gene encoding intraflagellar transport protein 57 homolog — encoded protein: MADDGRRGEEDQRGPGAAHQVFVVMECLLEKLKVLNYEEEVLAKHNMKTLSRHYFVSSPYLASNPGEQFYMFTIIAAWLINVAGRPFVEPQEYDEPNATLSNILAELRAFGVKVDFPPSKLKSGSGEYVCLVLDRLAEEALRRRGFSFRRPNYPTETTEEESVIEDDAELTLSKVEEEMVDEADDDEENVMDLETLKLRTTVSAAEPSSKPDEILESTVDAAEWSLEVERVLPQLKVTIRTDNKDWRIHVDQMHQHRDGIKSSLKEAKSYLDRLQEDIGKSLEKVSSREKYINNQLEHLIQDYRTAQAKLSEARERYQQASGGVMERTRVLAEISEELDKVKQEMEEKGSSMSDGAPVVRIKQSLTKLKQEIVQMDVRIGVVQHTLLQAKLKEKSNMTRDMHATNIPEPAAGSFM